The following coding sequences lie in one Miscanthus floridulus cultivar M001 chromosome 9, ASM1932011v1, whole genome shotgun sequence genomic window:
- the LOC136483342 gene encoding mini zinc finger protein 1-like, translated as MGPQQDRSSSMANGTPAARSKEAKVVHYRECQRNHAASIGGHAVDGCREFMASGAEGTAAALACAACGCHRSFHRREVEAGDDRDCSSTSTSTTSG; from the coding sequence ATGGGGCCTCAGCAAGACAGGTCGTCGTCCATGGCGAACGGCACGCCAGCGGCGAGGAGCAAGGAGGCGAAGGTGGTGCACTACCGGGAGTGCCAGCGCAACCACGCGGCGTCCATCGGCGGGCACGCCGTGGACGGGTGCCGCGAGTTCATGGCGTCGGGCGcggagggcacggcggcggcgctggcgtgcGCGGCCTGCGGGTGCCACCGCAGCTTCCACAGGCGCGAGGTGGAGGCCGGCGACGACCGCGActgctcctccacctccacctccaccacctccggTTGA
- the LOC136479134 gene encoding disease resistance protein RGA5-like, which translates to MWIAEGFICGKQGYSQFEAGESYFNELINRSMIQPKYEIHDMRILSFRVHDMVLDLINALSSEENFITKLNDLSHTSPSEKVRRLCLQNGNGGTHGATVNMQQVRSVVAFSTNSNQIPSLPRFKVVRVLCLEDVDLSHGYNLNYIGKLVHLRCLRLRSTNIVQLPEEIGNLQFLQMLDISNNEVPTLPSTIVQLRQLKCLYIDKVNITMSNQIGGLTSLEELSGICIEDSLTIEELGNLIELRMLDMVYFSEREYMLVECLRKLQNIKNLSISFNALRGDLDGWVGPQSLRSLRVDGYCFFKLPFWINHLHVQNLSFLEISMEELQQEDLEILGRLPDLRDLNMWLADLNYKSIYNRREFVVSAGSFLRLVHCKLRGHYERVVFWQGAMPRLTKLELHISRVVWSSWTGIPDLGFENLSSLLDLHVNLSGGDSGNPCEEKARAALRNMAEIHPNHPSISVGWW; encoded by the coding sequence ATGTGGATAGCAGAGGGCTTCATATGTGGGAAACAAGGATATAGCCAATTTGAAGCTGGGGAGAGTTACTTCAATGAGCTCATAAACAGAAGTATGATCCAACCCAAATATGAAATTCATGATATGAGGATTCTTTCTTTCCGAGTACATGATATGGTGCTTGATCTTATCAATGCCTTGTCAAGTGAAGAAAACTTCATTACAAAACTAAATGATCTGAGTCACACGTCTCCATCAGAAAAGGTTAGGAGGTTATGCCTTCAAAATGGCAACGGCGGTACCCATGGGGCTACTGTGAACATGCAGCAAGTGAGGTCTGTGGTTGCCTTTTCAACTAATTCAAATCAGATACCATCCCTTCCGAGGTTCAAAGTCGTACGAGTGTTGTGTTTGGAAGACGTTGACCTTTCACATGGTTACAACCTTAACTATATTGGGAAGTTAGTTCACTTGAGGTGCCTGCGACTACGTTCCACTAATATTGTTCAGCTCCCAGAGGAAATAGGGAACCTGCAATTTCTACAGATGTTGGACATTTCGAACAATGAAGTTCCAACCTTGCCATCTACTATTGTTCAGCTAAGGCAGTTAAAGTGCCTATATATTGACAAGGTGAATATAACAATGTCGAATCAGATTGGGGGTCTAACATCCCTCGAAGAGCTGTCAGGGATATGCATTGAAGACTCTCTTACTATAGAAGAGTTGGGCAATCTAATAGAACTGAGAATGCTAGATATGGTCTACTTCAGCGAACGGGAATATATGTTGGTGGAGTGCCTCCGCAAGCTACAAAACATCAAGAATCTGTCTATCTCCTTCAACGCACTAAGAGGTGACTTGGATGGATGGGTTGGGCCTCAGAGTCTCCGTAGTCTGCGAGTAGATGGCTACTGCTTCTTCAAGCTGCCATTTTGGATTAACCACTTGCATGTTCAGAACCTCTCCTTCCTAGAGATCAGCATGGAGGAACTACAACAGGAGGATCTCGAAATCCTTGGCAGGTTACCTGATCTCCGTGACCTTAATATGTGGTTGGCCGACCTTAACTACAAGTCAATCTACAACAGGAGGGAATTCGTTGTTAGTGCTGGTTCGTTCCTTCGTCTTGTACATTGCAAGTTGCGGGGACATTATGAACGTGTGGTGTTTTGGCAAGGAGCTATGCCAAGGCTCACAAAACTTGAGCTCCACATCTCAAGGGTGGTGTGGTCCTCGTGGACCGGAATTCCTGACTTGGGCTTTGAGAACCTGTCGTCGCTCCTGGACCTTCATGTTAACCTATCAGGTGGTGACTCTGGAAATCCGTGTGAGGAGAAAGCTAGGGCTGCACTAAGGAATATGGCTGAAATCCATCCAAATCATCCAAGCATTTCTGTTGGTTGGTGGTGA
- the LOC136479135 gene encoding disease resistance protein RGA5-like: MKDALEEMSETPADKLSRVDKIWARDVKELSYDIEDSIDTFIVRSRYEKTSELVGIDEARDELIKMMVMGGSQASKQQEKVVSIVGFGGLGKTTLANVVYENLRGQFDCSAFVAVSQTPNMEILFNNLLYQLDKRNNAGINNVIDDLREFLHGKRYFIVIDDIWDISVWKIIRYALPDHNRGCKIITTTRIMNVAEEIGCAYKMKPLCLHSSKILFYRRIFGNKDKCPDEELAIVSDRILIKCAGVPLAIITIASLLASKGRNKLLGESIRSMGQLPLEEA, from the exons ATGAAGGATGCCCTCGAGGAAATGTCAGAGACACCAGCTGACAAGCTTAGCAGAGTGGACAAGATCTGGGCAAGGGATGTGAAAGAGCTGTCCTATGACATAGAGGACAGCATCGACACATTCATAGTGCGCT CTCGGTACGAGAAGACTTCTGAGCTTGTTGGCATCGATGAAGCAAGAGATGAGCTAATTAAGATGATGGTGATGGGAGGCAGTCAAGCATCCAAGCAGCAAGAAAAGGTAGTTTCCATCGTTGGATTTGGAGGATTGGGGAAGACTACTCTTGCTAATGTGGTTTATGAAAATCTTAGAGGACAATTTGATTGCTCAGCTTTTGTTGCGGTGTCTCAGACGCCTAACATGGAGATATTATTCAATAACTTGCTGTATCAACTTGACAAGAGAAATAACGCAGGCATCAATAATGTCATCGATGATCTCAGAGAATTTCTTCACGGGAAGAG GTACTTTATTGTTATCGACGACATATGGGATATCTCAGTTTGGAAGATAATTAGATATGCTTTGCCTGATCATAATCGTGGATGCAAAATTATCACAACTACACGAATTATGAATGTTGCTGAAGAAATCGGTTGTGCTTACAAGATGAAACCCCTTTGTCTTCATAGCTCTAAAATATTATTTTATAGAAGAATATTTGGCAACAAAGACAAATGTCCTGACGAAGAGCTAGCCATAGTATCTGACAGAATACTAATCAAATGTGCCGGGGTACCCTTAGCTATCATTACAATAGCTAGTTTGCTGGCCAGTAAAGGAAGAAACAAATTGTTGGGGGAGTCCATACGGAGTATGGGTCAACTCCCCCTCGAAGAGGCCTGA